ATTTTAAAATTTTTCTTACCGTCAATCTTGTTTTTTGTTATAGTTCGGTTCGGCAAGTACACCTACAATAATTTTGCATTTGTATTCTCAACGGCAGGAGCAATGCAAATGCCGTATGGCATATTTGCATTACATTCATTTCGAATTTCGCATTTCGAATTTCGCATTCTCATTTTGCGGTCTGGAGGTTTTTAACATCTCCTATCCCTTATAAAATTTCATCATTTCCTGTTTCTTTCCGCAACTTTTTGCACCCTCAGGGCAAGGTCCGCTCACACATTTAGGACCGCAGTCTTTAAATACTGTAGGTGCAACCTCTTTAACAAGTCTTAACATCTCGTCAGCAAGTGCCTTTATTTCCCATTGTGCTCTGGTGCAACACCTATGGTTAAAGAAATTAAATAAACTTCTTGCATTAAATGTTGCAATAATTTTTGTTTCACAGGAATTGGGAAGAACAAACCTTGCGTCTTCAATAGCAGTTTTTTCTGCTGTTTGTTTTGCCTTTTTTTCATCAAGACCTTCGCTAATTAATCGGTCATAGTGTTCTTTAAAAAGAATTTCAGTAAGTTTGTCATAAGTTTTCTGGTCGTCTTCCATTGCTTTTATGTATATTTCTTTTGCTTCCTTATTGTTTTCAATATACGGAGGAACAACATACGAAAAAGCACCCTCTTTAACATATCTTTGAGATTTTACCGAGTAAGAAGCAATTCTGTGCCTTGTAATCTGGGCAAGAAGACTTCTTGAAACTCCTTCAATCCCGAATGTAAAACTCATATGCTCAAAAGGACTTTCATGATTCATTGAAGAAAGCCTTTCTAAAAATGAAGCGGTATTCTCATCGTCAAGGTTATCAAAAATATCTTCAATTCCTGACGGAGAATAACATAATTTTGCCGCCGCGGCAACCACTTTTTCACAATCCTTTGTGTAACTTAATAATTTAACGTTAAGCATTTTTATTCGCCCTTTCTTCTTTTAATTGTTATTGTAGGGACAGATGCTCACATCTGTCCGTTTCGGGTCGTCGAGGACGCCGACCCCTGCTATCCTGTAACAATTTAATCTTTGCTCTTCGCCTTTGTCATTCTAAGACGTAGCCTAAGAATCTCTTGCCTGTTTTTTAGAAGAGATCCTTCGCTTCTC
Above is a genomic segment from Oscillospiraceae bacterium containing:
- a CDS encoding FAD-dependent thymidylate synthase translates to MLNVKLLSYTKDCEKVVAAAAKLCYSPSGIEDIFDNLDDENTASFLERLSSMNHESPFEHMSFTFGIEGVSRSLLAQITRHRIASYSVKSQRYVKEGAFSYVVPPYIENNKEAKEIYIKAMEDDQKTYDKLTEILFKEHYDRLISEGLDEKKAKQTAEKTAIEDARFVLPNSCETKIIATFNARSLFNFFNHRCCTRAQWEIKALADEMLRLVKEVAPTVFKDCGPKCVSGPCPEGAKSCGKKQEMMKFYKG